TAAAAAGTCCGGGTTGGCGGTGAGGATGCGGCGCGCGTTATCCAGCGCCATCTGATCGGTATCGCTGGCAACAAAATGCCAGCCATAGGCGGCCTGGCCGATCAGCGGATAAATCAGGTTGGCACCGCAGCCGATATCCAGCCCGTATAACGCGTTGCCGGGCGGTAGTTGGCCGTCGTGGCTGGTGTTGAGCAGGTCGGCAATGGCATGAATGACATCGGCTCGCCCGGGTACCGGCGGGCAGAGGTAGCCCTCGGGAATATCCCAGGTGCTCAGGCCGTACTGGGTTTGCAGTAGCGCGCGGTTGAGTTCCTTGACCGCCACGGCATCGGCAAAGTCGATGGTCTGCTCGCCGCTGGGGTTGCGGGTCAGGTGCGGCTTGAGCGCCTTGTTGCGCGAGGTCAGTGCGGCAAAGTCATAGTGCCCCTGATGTTGGTTGCGCGGATGAAAGGGCATCAGGGTTGTACTCCGACATACACGGTGTTGGTGGATTCGCCGCTCTGGAACGGATTGTAAAAGGGCACCACATGGGCGTCGCAGGCGTTGAACAATTGCTGCATGACGGCCATGAATCCAGCATCAGGCGGGTCCTGGGACCAGAGCGCAAAAACGCCACCAGAACGCAGTTGCCGGGCCATCTTGCCGAGGCTGTCGACCGTATAGAAACTGGCGTTGGAGGCATGCAGCAGGGCGCGTGGCGAGTGGTCAATGTCGAGCAAGATGGCATCAAACTGGCGGCCGGGCGCTGCCGGATCAAAGCCGCCAGCAGGATCAACCGCCATATCGAAAAAGCTGCCATGGATATAGCGCGTGCGTGAGTCGGCGTTGAGCGTCTTGCCCAGCGGGACTTTTCCTTCACGGTGCCACTGGATCACGGTATCCAGATAATCGACGATCAGTAATTCGTTGACCCGCGGATCTTCCAGCGCAGCCACCGCCGTGTACCCCAGACCCAGACCACCAACCACCACACTCAAGGGCTCACCCGTGACTGCCGCCAGACCGAGCTTGCTCAGGGCGATTTCCGCCTCCGGGAACATGCTCGACATCAGGAACTCGTCGCCCAGCTTGACCTCATAGATATCCCGCTCACCCAGCGCTGGAATGGTCCTCCGCCGCAGCGAAATCTCGCCAATGGCCGAGGGTTGGCAATCAATTTCTTCAAACAAAAGGCCCATGCTGGCTCCGCAGTCAGTCGCAGCGGGCATTTTAGCACTTGCTGAGCGGAGACGGGTGGCTGGGAACCTCTGCAAAACTACCTGCGTTGTCGCAGCCGCGTTAAAAACAGCCTCGTGCGCGAGTCCGATCAAAATGCTCATTTACAACACGTAAACTGCGCTTTTTGATTGTTTTGCCTTGCTACGCCTGCCTCGGCTCTGGCTCCTGCTTCGCCCTAACTCCTGCATCCATGCAGTCGTCGCCTACGTTTTTCAAACATAGGTATAATTGCTCGATAGCTTTACCTGCATAACCATGACAGCTCAGGCTTTGCCCAGCTCAGACTAGCCCCTCTCCCCACTGCGGGAGAGGGGTTGGGGAGAGGGGGAAGCGGTCAGTCACATTCTCCGAGGCCCCAATGACCACAATCGATCCCCGCTTTGGCGGTATCGCCCGACTTTACGGCACTGATGGCCTGGCCACTTTGCAAGCCAGTCATATGCTGGTGGTCGGCATTGGCGGCGTGGGTTCCTGGGTGGTCGAAGCGTTGGCGCGCACCGTGGTGGGCAAGATCACCCTGATCGATATGGATGATATCTGTGTCACCAATACCAACCGGCAGTTACCGGCGATGACGGGGACTGTCGGGCGACTCAAGGTGGAGGTCATGGCAGAGCGGGTACGGGCGATCAACCCGGACTGCGAGGTCAATCCGGTAATGGACTTTGTCACCGAAGCGACCTTGCCGACTTATCTGGTGGGTGAGATCGACTGCGTGGTGGATTGCATCGACAGCGTGGCCGCGAAGGTAGCGCTGATTGCCTGGTGCAAAAGGCGCAAGATACCTTTGATTACGACCGGGGGCGCCGGCGGGCAGATAGACCCGACCCAGGTTGTAGTGGCTGATTTGTCGAAAACCGTGAATGACCCCCTCGCAGCCAAGGTGCGCTCGCAGCTGCGTCGCTCGCATAATTTTGCCCGCGCCGAGAGTAAACGGAGCTTTGGCGTGCCCTGCGTCTACTCCACCGAACAGCTGCGTTACCCGATGCCGGATGGCAGCGTGTGTCAGCAGAAGTCTTTTGTCGGCGAGGGGGTGAAGCTGGATTGTGCCGGCGGCTTTGGTGCTGTGACCATGGTCACGGCGACCTTTGGCATGGTGGCGGCGGCAGAGGCGGTGAAGCGGGTGTTGGGTAAGCGCAACAGTTGATTCTTTGCGGGCCCGGGGCATGGAACGTCACAGCCTGTGACTTCGCGATGACATTGAGGTGGAATTGAGAGTGGCTCATGGCCTCGAAACGCAGGGGCACGGCATGCCGTACCCCTGCGGAACCAGCGACCACACTCAGTTATGCGCGTGCAGCATTTCGTTGAGCTGGATGGCGCTCTTGTTGGTTTTGCATTCTATGGCAC
This sequence is a window from Halopseudomonas salegens. Protein-coding genes within it:
- the tcdA gene encoding tRNA cyclic N6-threonylcarbamoyladenosine(37) synthase TcdA — protein: MTTIDPRFGGIARLYGTDGLATLQASHMLVVGIGGVGSWVVEALARTVVGKITLIDMDDICVTNTNRQLPAMTGTVGRLKVEVMAERVRAINPDCEVNPVMDFVTEATLPTYLVGEIDCVVDCIDSVAAKVALIAWCKRRKIPLITTGGAGGQIDPTQVVVADLSKTVNDPLAAKVRSQLRRSHNFARAESKRSFGVPCVYSTEQLRYPMPDGSVCQQKSFVGEGVKLDCAGGFGAVTMVTATFGMVAAAEAVKRVLGKRNS
- a CDS encoding spermidine synthase, producing MGLLFEEIDCQPSAIGEISLRRRTIPALGERDIYEVKLGDEFLMSSMFPEAEIALSKLGLAAVTGEPLSVVVGGLGLGYTAVAALEDPRVNELLIVDYLDTVIQWHREGKVPLGKTLNADSRTRYIHGSFFDMAVDPAGGFDPAAPGRQFDAILLDIDHSPRALLHASNASFYTVDSLGKMARQLRSGGVFALWSQDPPDAGFMAVMQQLFNACDAHVVPFYNPFQSGESTNTVYVGVQP